A genomic region of Fodinisporobacter ferrooxydans contains the following coding sequences:
- a CDS encoding M48 family metallopeptidase — MRTVYKALTFTYIVYAVGILAYIYTQDPSRVPVYDIGGVSDPTTFMSRAQIHEANAVSRLQYVSFFIFEPLQWIIYFVVLTSGVSGRMKYMTQQMTHVKAFQRILYVIGLLALLFIVHLPINGFYFVIDHLYHLSSQTASSWLGDLLKSFGLDLITQVPLFLGVFWLIKKQPNRWWISIWVLSIPITIFLMFIQPLVVDPIFNTFQPLPDQQLKAEIISLTTKAHIPTDQIYVVNKSKQTNELNAYVTGIGSQTRVVYWDTLLHSMTKGEIVFVTAHEIGHYVLHHIYIGIVVGLLIGYGVLWVFYRLYLWIVQRFKESLHIDGPHDFVALPLLLLLYSVLSFAILPVENAISRTMEHQADQYAMMLTHDKKDAIQSFQMFAKHDLQAVNPPFLVYIFLDDHPTLLQRIDFVAHWKS; from the coding sequence TATGATATCGGCGGAGTGAGTGATCCGACAACATTTATGAGCCGAGCGCAAATTCATGAAGCAAATGCGGTCTCTCGTTTGCAGTATGTGAGTTTCTTTATTTTTGAACCATTGCAATGGATCATTTATTTCGTTGTGCTCACTAGCGGAGTCTCGGGAAGAATGAAATACATGACACAGCAAATGACACATGTGAAAGCATTCCAAAGGATTCTATATGTGATTGGTCTGTTGGCGCTGCTTTTTATCGTACATTTGCCGATCAATGGATTTTATTTTGTGATCGACCATCTGTATCATTTATCAAGCCAAACCGCGAGTTCTTGGTTGGGTGACTTGTTAAAATCGTTTGGACTTGACTTGATTACACAAGTTCCGTTATTTTTGGGCGTTTTCTGGCTGATCAAAAAACAACCCAATCGTTGGTGGATTTCGATCTGGGTGTTGTCAATTCCCATTACGATTTTCCTCATGTTTATCCAGCCGCTCGTCGTGGATCCCATATTTAATACGTTTCAGCCACTGCCTGACCAACAATTGAAAGCGGAAATCATATCGTTGACGACAAAAGCCCACATTCCTACAGATCAAATTTATGTGGTGAATAAATCAAAACAAACAAATGAACTGAACGCATACGTAACAGGAATTGGCAGCCAAACGCGAGTAGTATATTGGGATACGTTATTGCATTCGATGACAAAAGGGGAAATTGTATTTGTTACCGCACACGAAATCGGCCATTATGTGCTGCACCACATTTACATCGGAATTGTGGTGGGTCTGCTCATAGGTTATGGTGTGTTATGGGTGTTTTATCGACTTTATCTGTGGATCGTACAGCGTTTCAAAGAAAGCCTGCATATCGATGGACCGCATGATTTTGTCGCTCTGCCGTTGTTGTTATTGCTGTATTCCGTGCTCTCGTTTGCCATCCTGCCGGTGGAAAACGCAATCTCCCGGACGATGGAACATCAGGCGGATCAATATGCGATGATGTTGACACACGATAAGAAAGATGCGATACAATCGTTTCAAATGTTTGCAAAACATGACTTGCAAGCTGTCAATCCCCCTTTCCTGGTCTACATCTTTTTAGACGATCACCCGACGCTGTTGCAGCGCATCGATTTTGTTGCACA